A region from the Kribbella shirazensis genome encodes:
- a CDS encoding alpha/beta fold hydrolase: MVSGTSQIETERPARRRRWLRWVSGIVAVLLAVLLFGAYGWQPAEDGRAYRSPYLASVGSRYVDTPVARFHYITSGSGSPVVLLSPGGTSVIGWRDQFAALSRDHTVYVVDLPGQGYTQLKDRDFRYDLNAMTTAVGLFLDAVGVRRTALAGNSWSGGWALAFAQRHPDRVTRLALLDATGLDLPGTLLWESLKIPAVGELATKLSTGKSTVRNLAEGMMVNKDRLTDQLLDEWWAPMTFHDNIRATYLLERRLNWAETERGLPTTTTPTLVLWGRQDTVQPVDRAHRFADLLPHDQTRILDGCGHVPQLDCPEAVTQHLRTFFAG; the protein is encoded by the coding sequence ATGGTGTCAGGTACCTCTCAGATCGAAACCGAGCGGCCCGCCCGTCGGCGGCGGTGGTTGCGTTGGGTGTCGGGGATCGTCGCGGTGCTCCTGGCTGTGTTGTTGTTCGGGGCCTACGGCTGGCAGCCGGCCGAAGACGGGCGGGCTTACCGTTCGCCGTACCTTGCGAGCGTCGGCTCCCGGTACGTCGACACGCCGGTCGCCCGCTTCCACTACATCACGAGCGGATCCGGCTCACCGGTGGTGCTGCTGTCGCCCGGCGGCACCTCGGTGATCGGCTGGAGGGACCAGTTCGCCGCGCTCTCCCGCGACCACACCGTCTACGTGGTCGACCTCCCCGGCCAGGGCTACACCCAACTCAAGGACCGCGACTTCCGGTACGACCTGAACGCCATGACCACCGCCGTCGGCCTGTTCCTGGACGCCGTCGGAGTACGGCGCACCGCACTGGCGGGCAACTCCTGGAGCGGCGGGTGGGCCTTGGCCTTCGCGCAACGCCACCCCGATCGCGTCACCCGGCTCGCCCTCCTCGACGCGACCGGCCTCGACCTGCCCGGCACGCTGCTGTGGGAGTCCCTGAAGATCCCCGCTGTCGGCGAGCTGGCGACCAAACTGTCCACCGGCAAGTCCACCGTGCGCAACCTGGCCGAAGGCATGATGGTCAACAAGGACCGCCTCACCGACCAGCTCCTCGACGAGTGGTGGGCGCCGATGACGTTCCACGACAACATCCGCGCCACCTACCTGCTGGAACGCCGCCTGAACTGGGCCGAGACCGAACGCGGCCTTCCCACCACCACAACCCCGACGCTGGTCCTGTGGGGACGGCAGGACACGGTCCAACCCGTCGACCGCGCCCACCGCTTCGCCGACCTGCTCCCCCATGACCAGACCCGGATCCTCGACGGCTGCGGCCACGTCCCCCAACTCGACTGCCCCGAAGCCGTCACCCAGCACCTTCGCACCTTCTTCGCGGGGTAA
- a CDS encoding pyridoxamine 5'-phosphate oxidase family protein encodes MSERLSRAERTAFLSDVRVGVLSVASDRPDRAPVSAPVWYQYDPEIGVTVIMNGKSRKGAAIEAARRFVLVVQSEAVPYRYVSVEGPVTEIRRTDPEKDLLPLAVRYLGEDRGRAYLKEWENAGAAETDLVYVMKPTHWNTADFTNDLA; translated from the coding sequence ATGTCTGAGCGTTTGAGCCGTGCGGAGCGTACGGCGTTCCTGTCCGACGTCCGTGTCGGCGTGCTGTCGGTGGCGTCGGACCGCCCGGACCGGGCGCCTGTCAGCGCGCCGGTCTGGTACCAGTACGACCCCGAGATCGGTGTCACCGTCATCATGAACGGGAAATCCCGCAAGGGTGCCGCGATCGAGGCGGCTCGGCGCTTCGTCCTCGTCGTCCAGTCCGAGGCGGTGCCGTACCGCTATGTCTCCGTGGAAGGACCGGTCACCGAGATCCGTCGCACCGACCCCGAGAAGGACCTGCTGCCGCTGGCGGTCCGGTACCTCGGCGAGGATCGCGGCCGGGCGTACCTGAAGGAGTGGGAGAACGCCGGAGCCGCCGAAACCGACCTGGTGTACGTCATGAAGCCCACGCACTGGAACACCGCCGACTTCACCAACGACCTCGCCTGA
- a CDS encoding TetR/AcrR family transcriptional regulator, whose translation MTNALTGRGAARRDDVLAVARELLVDEGLDQFVLRRIAARAGMKLGNLQYYFATRDDLLEQVIRAEFEHDVQAIRRATTIDGLKDAALALVRHWTTGGGAIFVTMTMLAYHHERFRRLNHEIYETFYRDLGTLIRRVAPGLDEQEIRMRARLITSVLDGVALQLNAGARNRRALTTRAADLVATVALPD comes from the coding sequence ATGACGAACGCGTTGACCGGGCGCGGCGCGGCCCGCCGAGACGACGTACTGGCCGTCGCGCGGGAGCTCCTGGTCGACGAAGGCCTCGACCAGTTCGTCCTGCGGCGGATCGCGGCGCGGGCCGGGATGAAACTGGGCAACCTGCAGTACTACTTCGCGACCCGCGACGACCTGCTCGAACAGGTCATCCGCGCGGAGTTCGAACACGACGTCCAGGCGATCCGGCGAGCCACCACGATCGACGGCCTGAAGGACGCGGCCCTGGCCCTCGTCCGCCACTGGACCACCGGCGGCGGCGCCATCTTCGTCACGATGACGATGCTCGCCTATCACCACGAGCGGTTCCGGCGACTCAACCACGAGATCTACGAGACGTTCTACCGCGACCTCGGCACGCTGATCCGACGCGTCGCCCCCGGCCTCGACGAGCAGGAGATCAGGATGCGCGCCCGGCTGATCACGTCGGTACTCGACGGCGTCGCACTGCAACTCAACGCCGGAGCCCGCAACCGCCGAGCCCTCACCACCCGAGCCGCCGACCTCGTCGCCACCGTGGCACTGCCCGACTAG
- a CDS encoding urease accessory protein UreF has protein sequence MSTPELVALMLADGRLPTGGHTQSAGLEPAVRAGLGADGNKLDDVAAYARDRLRTVTRTEAAVAVVTRHLVLQSTTPDPTPPSRGVMLAEQAWAARTPSNVLRAVSRRQGRLFLRLAGRVWPDVLRHLPPDAEIARPVVLGVVGAVTGLSAEQLARIVAYDDAQTVVSASLKLLPVDPADAATWLARLHDDIERLVTDVAPLTETEKLPAGGAPLLDVFAHQHATERMRLFHA, from the coding sequence ATGAGTACGCCGGAACTGGTCGCGCTGATGCTCGCCGACGGGCGGTTGCCGACCGGCGGGCATACCCAGTCCGCCGGCCTCGAACCCGCCGTCCGCGCGGGCCTCGGTGCCGACGGCAACAAACTCGACGACGTCGCCGCGTACGCCCGCGACCGCCTCCGCACCGTCACCCGGACCGAAGCCGCCGTCGCCGTCGTCACCCGCCACCTCGTCCTCCAATCCACCACCCCCGACCCGACCCCGCCGAGTCGGGGCGTGATGCTCGCGGAGCAGGCTTGGGCGGCTCGGACGCCGAGCAACGTCCTGCGGGCGGTGTCGCGGCGGCAGGGCCGGTTGTTCCTGCGGCTCGCCGGGCGGGTCTGGCCGGACGTACTGCGGCATCTGCCGCCCGACGCGGAGATCGCCCGCCCGGTGGTTCTCGGTGTGGTCGGCGCCGTCACCGGCCTGTCCGCGGAACAGCTCGCCCGGATCGTCGCGTACGACGACGCGCAGACGGTCGTGTCCGCGTCACTCAAACTGCTCCCCGTCGACCCTGCCGACGCCGCGACCTGGCTGGCCCGGCTGCACGACGACATCGAGCGGCTCGTCACCGACGTCGCGCCGCTGACCGAGACCGAGAAGTTGCCCGCGGGCGGCGCACCGCTGCTCGACGTGTTCGCCCATCAGCACGCAACCGAGAGAATGAGGCTGTTCCATGCCTGA
- the ureB gene encoding urease subunit beta yields the protein MTGPGAVRVMPGTIKLNADRSEEERLRLVIVNTGDRPIQLGSHLHLPDANSALAFDREAARGFRLDIPSGTSQRFEPGASREVALVALRGDRRVPGIQVKHDG from the coding sequence ATGACTGGTCCAGGAGCAGTACGTGTGATGCCAGGAACCATCAAGCTGAATGCAGATCGTTCCGAAGAAGAGCGTTTGCGACTGGTGATCGTGAACACCGGTGACCGGCCGATCCAGCTCGGCTCGCATCTGCATCTGCCGGATGCGAACTCGGCGCTCGCCTTCGACCGGGAGGCGGCTCGGGGATTCCGGCTGGACATCCCGTCGGGTACGTCGCAACGGTTCGAGCCGGGGGCCTCGCGTGAGGTGGCGCTGGTCGCGTTGCGCGGTGACCGCCGGGTGCCGGGGATCCAGGTGAAGCACGATGGTTGA
- a CDS encoding LysR family transcriptional regulator codes for MADIELRELRLFLVLAEELHFGRTAERLGLTTSRASQTLQALERKLGGRRLFDRTSRAVTLTAAGQALHDELAPVVTGLDNTLTRARARAAGPGVIRLGVLNAASGTHVLNQAVALFEETHEGAAVRIVATPLTDRLGPLRRREVDLTVTRLPLDQPDIVVGPLLSQNDHRVVMVAIDHPLAGRRDISVEDFADYPVRKPADVPELAEANCPSRTPTGRPIVPADVEVSEISELLLLIAQGRLIHPTVAPFAEHFRHPGIAIVPVRDLPPSSTALAWLRGYDNPARDTFVATVEQVVATQPAQHT; via the coding sequence ATGGCCGACATCGAGCTGCGAGAACTCCGCCTGTTCCTCGTGCTGGCCGAGGAACTGCACTTCGGCCGCACCGCGGAACGGCTCGGGCTCACGACGTCGCGGGCCAGCCAGACACTGCAAGCCCTGGAACGCAAGCTCGGCGGACGACGCTTGTTCGACCGCACGAGCCGCGCGGTCACGCTGACGGCGGCCGGACAGGCCCTCCACGACGAGCTGGCACCCGTCGTGACCGGCTTGGACAACACGCTCACACGCGCCCGGGCACGGGCGGCCGGTCCGGGCGTGATCCGCCTGGGCGTCCTCAACGCCGCATCCGGGACTCACGTGCTGAACCAGGCAGTCGCGCTCTTCGAAGAGACACACGAAGGCGCCGCCGTACGCATCGTCGCGACCCCGCTGACCGACCGGCTCGGGCCGCTGCGCCGACGCGAGGTGGACCTGACGGTGACTCGCCTGCCTCTCGACCAACCCGACATCGTGGTCGGCCCGCTGCTCTCACAGAACGATCACCGTGTGGTGATGGTGGCCATCGACCATCCACTCGCCGGTCGTCGCGACATCTCCGTGGAGGACTTCGCGGACTATCCGGTGCGGAAGCCGGCCGACGTACCCGAACTGGCAGAAGCCAACTGTCCGAGCCGCACCCCCACCGGCCGTCCGATCGTGCCCGCCGACGTCGAAGTCAGCGAGATCTCTGAGCTACTCCTGCTGATCGCCCAGGGACGGCTGATTCATCCGACCGTGGCCCCGTTCGCGGAGCACTTCCGCCACCCGGGCATCGCGATCGTTCCGGTCCGGGACCTCCCACCCTCGTCGACCGCGCTGGCATGGCTGAGGGGATACGACAACCCCGCCCGCGACACCTTCGTGGCCACCGTCGAACAAGTAGTCGCGACACAGCCCGCGCAGCACACCTGA
- a CDS encoding urease subunit gamma, producing the protein MNFTPADVEKLLLSVAGMVARDRLARGVRLNHPEAVALLSTWVIERARDGARVADLMETGRTVLTRDQVLPGVAELLHDVQVEATFPDGRKLVTIHNPII; encoded by the coding sequence GTGAACTTCACTCCCGCCGATGTCGAGAAGCTGCTGCTCTCCGTGGCCGGCATGGTCGCTCGCGACCGGCTGGCCCGGGGAGTCCGGCTCAACCACCCGGAAGCCGTCGCCCTGCTCAGCACCTGGGTCATCGAACGCGCCCGCGACGGCGCCCGCGTCGCCGACCTGATGGAAACCGGCCGCACGGTCCTGACCCGCGACCAGGTCCTCCCCGGCGTCGCCGAGCTCCTCCACGACGTCCAGGTGGAAGCCACCTTCCCCGACGGCCGCAAACTCGTCACTATCCACAACCCCATCATTTGA
- a CDS encoding dihydrofolate reductase family protein — translation MGTVQAQAIMSLDGYVAKQDNTIGRLFDWLQNGEVAIPTPAGDLTVHLTPPSSEHWRRWVSSVGALVCGRTLFDVTEGWQGRHGLDVPVVVVTHRIPTDWVEAHPDAPFSFVTDGVEAAIARAQELAGDRVVAVTGGTIARQCLELGLLDEVAVDLVPVVMGEGNRPFFGQLSSEDILLGNPTTCVQGDRVTHLVFPVAR, via the coding sequence ATGGGAACAGTGCAGGCGCAGGCGATCATGTCGCTCGACGGATACGTCGCCAAACAGGACAACACCATCGGCCGGTTGTTCGACTGGCTGCAGAACGGCGAGGTCGCGATCCCGACCCCCGCCGGCGATCTCACCGTCCACCTCACTCCGCCGAGCTCGGAGCACTGGCGGAGGTGGGTGTCGTCGGTGGGCGCGCTGGTCTGTGGCCGAACGCTGTTCGATGTCACCGAGGGCTGGCAAGGTCGGCACGGCCTGGACGTCCCCGTTGTGGTGGTGACACACCGGATCCCCACGGACTGGGTCGAAGCCCACCCCGACGCGCCGTTCTCCTTCGTGACCGACGGGGTGGAGGCCGCGATCGCACGGGCCCAGGAGCTCGCCGGTGACCGGGTCGTCGCCGTCACCGGGGGGACCATCGCCCGGCAATGCCTGGAACTGGGCTTGCTCGACGAAGTGGCCGTCGACCTGGTGCCGGTGGTGATGGGCGAGGGCAACCGGCCCTTCTTCGGCCAACTCTCCTCAGAAGACATCCTGCTCGGCAACCCGACGACCTGCGTCCAGGGCGATCGGGTGACCCACCTGGTGTTCCCGGTTGCACGGTGA
- a CDS encoding maleate cis-trans isomerase has translation MASATLDMVVERVRADTSVILPSEAADLRTLATPSALRPAVASLREARVDVIAYASTTSGYAIGQAGELNLVKRLRHLAGVPVVTSGLAATQALKTFGVRRVTLVHPPWFDAAMGDLGARYFRDHDVVTLTATPLPKHPDQVRPEQVIDYVSDHVDASTEAVFIAGNGFRAAGAIEELERRTGHLVLEANQVLLWSILAATGTNIQVDGYGRLFCVAPL, from the coding sequence ATGGCGTCAGCCACTCTCGACATGGTGGTCGAGCGTGTACGAGCTGACACCTCCGTGATCCTTCCGAGTGAGGCTGCGGATCTTCGAACGCTCGCCACGCCATCGGCACTGCGGCCGGCCGTCGCATCGCTGCGCGAGGCGCGGGTCGACGTGATCGCCTACGCCTCGACCACGTCGGGGTACGCGATCGGGCAGGCGGGTGAACTCAACCTCGTCAAACGCCTCCGCCACCTGGCCGGCGTACCGGTTGTGACAAGCGGGCTCGCCGCCACGCAGGCGTTGAAGACTTTCGGCGTACGGCGCGTCACCCTGGTCCATCCACCGTGGTTCGACGCAGCCATGGGAGACCTCGGCGCCAGGTACTTCCGCGATCATGACGTCGTCACCCTGACCGCGACGCCGCTGCCCAAGCACCCGGACCAGGTGCGGCCGGAGCAAGTGATCGACTACGTCAGCGATCATGTCGACGCCTCGACCGAGGCGGTGTTCATCGCCGGCAACGGCTTTCGTGCGGCGGGCGCGATCGAGGAGCTCGAACGCCGCACCGGGCACTTGGTTCTCGAAGCGAACCAGGTGTTGCTCTGGTCGATCCTGGCCGCGACCGGGACCAACATCCAGGTCGACGGCTACGGCAGACTGTTTTGCGTCGCGCCGCTCTGA
- the ureG gene encoding urease accessory protein UreG yields MPETRSFRLGVAGPVGTGKSSLIATVCRELSAELQLGVITNDIYTDEDARLLRSAGVLDPERIRAVETGACPHTAIRDDVTPNLIAVEDLERDFAPLDVVLVESGGDNLTATFSPALVDAQIFVLDVAGGGDVARKGGPGIARADLLVVNKTDLAPYVGVDVDRMVQDAEAARNGKPVLALSRTDTASIARLKEWVRSMTYAVRDGSHTPVDPGPMAPHSHRGENGELVTHTHAHTH; encoded by the coding sequence ATGCCTGAGACCCGCTCCTTCCGCCTCGGCGTCGCCGGACCGGTCGGCACCGGCAAGAGCTCGCTGATCGCGACCGTCTGCCGTGAACTCTCCGCCGAACTGCAACTCGGCGTCATCACCAACGACATCTACACCGACGAGGACGCGCGACTGCTACGGTCGGCCGGCGTACTCGATCCCGAGCGCATCCGCGCGGTCGAGACCGGCGCCTGCCCGCACACCGCGATCCGCGACGACGTCACGCCCAACCTGATCGCGGTCGAAGACCTCGAACGCGACTTCGCTCCGCTCGACGTCGTCCTCGTCGAGTCCGGCGGCGACAACCTCACCGCGACGTTCTCCCCCGCGCTCGTCGACGCCCAGATCTTCGTGCTCGACGTGGCCGGCGGCGGCGACGTCGCGCGGAAGGGCGGACCGGGGATCGCCCGGGCGGACCTGCTGGTCGTCAACAAGACCGACCTGGCGCCGTACGTCGGGGTCGACGTCGACCGCATGGTGCAGGACGCCGAAGCGGCCCGCAACGGGAAGCCCGTCCTCGCGCTCTCCCGGACCGACACTGCCTCCATCGCGCGGTTGAAGGAGTGGGTGCGCTCGATGACGTACGCCGTACGCGATGGGAGCCACACGCCCGTCGACCCCGGACCGATGGCTCCGCACTCGCACCGAGGCGAGAACGGCGAGCTCGTCACCCACACCCATGCCCACACGCATTGA
- a CDS encoding urease accessory protein UreD, whose amino-acid sequence MPTRIDVVADPVRDRCLLTTDHLSPRPLPGRAGVVRVALVAAGALLLAGDEVRIEVSVKGPVRLEIVETAGTVAYGMNGGSARWDVDLRLTDGASLHWYAEPFIVSADADVTRCTTAYLEPGCTAELRESLILGRHNEVGGSLRTSTRAWIDDQQVLAEDLDLSAAARTSWAVLGEARCLDSITTLGFRLPHDPHTLQLEAAGSITRRLVDEHHESDLSPGIQSGATQNSLP is encoded by the coding sequence ATGCCCACACGCATTGACGTCGTAGCGGACCCGGTCCGCGATCGATGCCTGCTGACGACGGACCACCTGTCACCGCGGCCGCTACCCGGTCGCGCCGGAGTGGTCCGCGTCGCGTTGGTGGCGGCGGGTGCCCTGCTGCTCGCGGGTGACGAAGTACGCATCGAGGTTTCCGTCAAAGGCCCTGTGCGGCTGGAGATCGTGGAGACCGCCGGCACCGTCGCGTACGGAATGAACGGCGGCTCCGCGCGCTGGGACGTCGACCTCCGCCTCACCGACGGCGCAAGCCTCCACTGGTACGCCGAACCGTTCATCGTCTCCGCCGACGCCGACGTCACCCGCTGCACCACCGCGTACCTCGAGCCAGGATGCACAGCCGAACTGCGGGAGTCACTGATCCTCGGCCGCCACAACGAGGTCGGCGGCAGCCTTCGAACCAGCACCCGGGCCTGGATCGACGACCAACAGGTGCTCGCCGAAGACCTCGACCTCTCTGCGGCCGCCCGCACCAGCTGGGCCGTCCTCGGCGAAGCCCGGTGTCTCGACTCGATCACCACCTTGGGCTTCCGCCTCCCCCACGACCCGCACACCCTCCAACTCGAGGCTGCAGGTTCGATCACCCGCCGGCTCGTCGACGAGCACCACGAAAGCGACCTGTCCCCCGGCATTCAGAGCGGCGCGACGCAAAACAGTCTGCCGTAG
- a CDS encoding DUF2231 domain-containing protein, whose translation MKSRARAMGHAIHPMLIVFPLGLLSTAVVFDILYLVTDRDGFAVAGAYAIAAGVIGGLVAALFGFIDWLAIPAGTRARRVGLLHGAGNVVVVALFAVSWLLRYGQGGWDPTTGALILSFAGFALAGVTGWLGGELVERLGIGVDEGANADAPSSLSHRPIDSSTPRHRTA comes from the coding sequence ATGAAGAGTCGCGCGCGGGCGATGGGGCACGCCATACATCCGATGCTGATCGTGTTCCCGCTGGGACTGCTCAGCACCGCGGTGGTCTTCGACATCCTGTACCTGGTCACTGACCGCGACGGGTTCGCGGTCGCGGGAGCCTACGCGATCGCCGCCGGCGTCATCGGCGGCCTGGTCGCCGCGTTGTTCGGGTTCATCGACTGGCTGGCCATCCCGGCCGGCACGCGCGCCAGGCGCGTCGGCCTGTTGCACGGTGCGGGCAATGTCGTGGTTGTGGCGCTCTTCGCCGTGAGTTGGCTGCTGCGGTACGGCCAGGGCGGGTGGGACCCGACGACAGGGGCACTGATCCTCAGCTTCGCCGGCTTCGCCCTGGCCGGTGTGACCGGCTGGCTCGGTGGCGAACTGGTCGAACGCCTCGGTATCGGCGTCGACGAGGGCGCGAACGCCGACGCACCGAGCTCCCTCTCGCACCGCCCGATCGACTCCAGCACACCCCGCCATCGGACGGCCTGA
- a CDS encoding urease subunit alpha: protein MVEISRAAYAALYGPTVGDQVRLADTDLWVEVEQDLTVGGEEVVFGGGKSIRESMAQGTTTRADGAPDTVVTNVLVVDWWGIVRADVGIRDGRIVALGRAGNPDIADGVHPDLRIGPSTDVIAGEGRILTAGAMDSHVHLLSPSQLHEALATGITTIVGGGTGPSEGSKATTVTPGAWHLEQMHRALDAVPLNVLLLGKGNTVSAEALAEQALAGAAGYKVHEDWGSTPAAIDAALRAADDWGLQVALHADSLNEAGYVESTLGAIAGRSIHAFHVEGAGGGHAPDILSIASYPHVIPGSTNPTLPHTVNTVAEHLDMLMVCHHLNPDVPEDLAFAESRIRATTIAAEDILHDLGALSITSSDAQAMGRIGEVITRTWQVAHVMKHRRGTLGDSLPADNERVRRYVAKYTINPAIAHGIDHELGSVEPGKLADLVLWDPRYFGVRPSLVIKGGAIAWASLGDPNASIPTPQPVLMRPAFGDAIGADLSYTFVSPAALDDGLAGRLGLRRTLLGVRATREIGKAQLKNNDALPAIDIDPETFAIRIDGDLVEPAPAEVLPLAQLYAMF from the coding sequence ATGGTTGAGATCTCGCGGGCCGCGTACGCCGCGTTGTACGGGCCGACCGTCGGGGACCAGGTGCGGCTCGCCGACACCGACCTGTGGGTCGAGGTCGAGCAGGACCTGACCGTCGGCGGCGAGGAGGTGGTGTTCGGCGGCGGCAAGTCGATCCGCGAGTCGATGGCGCAGGGTACGACGACCCGCGCGGACGGCGCACCGGACACGGTCGTCACGAACGTCCTCGTCGTCGACTGGTGGGGGATCGTCCGCGCCGACGTCGGGATCCGCGACGGCCGGATCGTCGCGCTCGGCCGGGCCGGGAACCCGGACATCGCGGACGGCGTCCACCCGGACCTCCGGATCGGCCCGTCGACCGACGTGATCGCCGGCGAAGGACGTATCCTCACCGCCGGCGCGATGGACTCGCACGTCCACCTGCTCTCCCCCTCGCAGCTCCACGAGGCGCTGGCGACCGGGATCACCACGATCGTCGGCGGCGGCACCGGCCCGAGTGAGGGATCGAAGGCCACCACGGTCACCCCCGGCGCCTGGCACCTCGAGCAGATGCATCGCGCGCTGGACGCCGTACCGCTCAACGTGCTGCTGCTCGGCAAGGGCAACACGGTCAGCGCCGAAGCGCTGGCCGAGCAGGCGCTCGCAGGCGCCGCCGGGTACAAAGTGCACGAGGACTGGGGCTCGACACCGGCCGCGATCGACGCCGCGCTGCGGGCGGCGGACGACTGGGGCCTCCAGGTCGCGCTGCACGCCGACAGCCTGAACGAGGCGGGGTACGTCGAGTCCACGCTCGGCGCGATCGCCGGCCGGTCGATCCACGCGTTCCACGTCGAGGGCGCGGGCGGTGGGCACGCGCCGGACATCCTCTCCATCGCGTCGTACCCGCACGTCATCCCCGGCTCGACGAACCCCACGCTGCCGCACACCGTCAACACCGTCGCCGAACACCTCGACATGCTGATGGTCTGCCACCACCTGAACCCCGACGTACCCGAGGACCTCGCGTTCGCCGAGTCCCGGATCCGCGCCACGACGATCGCGGCCGAGGACATCCTGCACGACCTCGGCGCACTGTCGATCACCTCGTCCGACGCCCAGGCGATGGGGCGGATCGGCGAGGTGATCACCCGTACCTGGCAGGTCGCCCACGTGATGAAGCACCGCCGCGGCACACTCGGCGACAGCCTCCCCGCCGACAACGAACGGGTCCGCCGGTACGTCGCGAAGTACACCATCAACCCGGCGATTGCCCACGGCATCGATCACGAACTCGGCTCGGTCGAACCGGGCAAGCTCGCGGACCTGGTGCTCTGGGATCCCCGGTACTTCGGGGTGCGGCCGAGCCTGGTGATCAAGGGCGGCGCGATCGCCTGGGCCTCGCTCGGCGACCCGAACGCGTCGATCCCGACGCCGCAGCCCGTGCTGATGCGGCCCGCGTTCGGCGACGCGATCGGGGCGGACCTGTCGTACACGTTCGTCTCCCCCGCGGCGCTCGACGACGGGCTCGCCGGCCGGCTCGGACTGCGCCGGACGTTGCTCGGCGTACGCGCGACCAGGGAGATCGGCAAGGCGCAGCTGAAGAACAACGACGCCCTGCCGGCGATCGACATCGATCCGGAGACGTTCGCGATCCGGATCGACGGCGACCTGGTCGAGCCCGCGCCGGCCGAGGTCCTGCCGCTCGCCCAGCTCTACGCGATGTTCTGA